In Citrus sinensis cultivar Valencia sweet orange chromosome 3, DVS_A1.0, whole genome shotgun sequence, the sequence ACTTCCTCGTTAAGGTTTGCCCTCCCTGGATTTAGAGTTGGAGTGTGAGCCAAATCCCTAAAATTCGATCTATTGTTATTTGATGTGTAATCCACGTCCAACAAATTTCATTGTTTAATTGTAACCAGCAATTGAAAACCGACCATGACATACACaaatgcaaattaattttatatgttagCGAAAGTTGCATCAAGGTTTCactttttattagtttttattacTCTACTATGGTGCGttattaaacttaaatttatcTTCAAAAAATGTGAAAACCTCAATATACCCTATTTCCATTCAAAAAATGAgggtaaatataaaaatgctgataaattttttatatctttttaacaataaatgaggataaattagtattttcataattttaaaggaTAAATTGAATATTATCATTCTAAATAggagtaaattaaaatttatccaaaagcAAATATGGGGAACATTGATACCATATGATAGCAATAAACAATCCACAGAATTAgagaaatcaaaatcaaaatcatataatatatattgagTACAGAGTAATCAGAATGGCCGCTGTGCGTTGTTCAACTAGAAGTTTAATCGACTTATTGAAGGCGTGACATTGGTAAATTAAAACCTTGGAGTTGAAACCTTATATTGGGAATGAGAGAAAAACTGAGATTAAATACAAGACTAGCATGGAGAAGCAAAGTCTTCCAAGTGCCTGAAGTTGAGAAAACTGAACGTGCGCATGTATTCAAACAAAGACAGGTCATCACTGATTACCAATAACGACTAATGACTGGTAAATCAGTCATCAAAACACAGATTccttcttttatcttttactcCACATGAAAATTACATCTAGTCAATTATACAAcatataattagattaaaaaaagcCTTTAAAGcagaatttgaaacaaaaatgataaacTAGTAACCATACGGTATCAGATATCTCACTGCTACAAGATGATGCCATGCCCAACACCGACATAATATGTTCAAAATGTACTCTTTAGTCCCATTTCACAAGTTTGGCTGATATACAAGAGCAATCATGCGGGGTGAAAGAATCAAGAAATGTAGAAAAGCTTTTCACCAAGTCTGTCACCGCTATATTTTCAGTTTCAGAGTCACATTGGTTATCCCTATGCCAGATTTAGGTTGGTAATGTTCATCTGTATCCACCTCTTCGATTTCCTGCACAGTGGAGTTTAAGGTAATTAGACTAACATCAACTATAAGTGCACCTTCTTGAATTGAACATCTGGGAAATACAAATCCAAAACAGTATGGCAATTATTACCACATTGCATGACAATATACAAGCTAATATGTTAATATGCacaagcctttttttttagaaaaagaaaaataataaacaaataaatcgTAGTAGAGTAAAAGGTGTATATTTTAAATGCTATGCATGCATATCCATTTCCCAAGTAAATAAACCATGTGGTCCTCCAAAAGTTTCTTGAAAAGATTGGTAACTAAAAGTGGGTAACTTAACCACTAGATTGTGaatcaacaaacaaaaatgagCTCTAGTTTTATTACCTGAACAACATCCTCTCCCTTGATTACCCTTCCAAAAACAATAAGCTTTTCACTTAGATCTGGCATTGGTGCAGTTGTGATGTAAAGGTCAAATCCTTGGTTGTCATGTTTTGCTTTAGAAGTTCCAAGCATGAATGCTTCGTGCTTCAAACTAATCAAACATTAGAAAACTCACAAATCAGTGATCACAAAATATCAACAAGCCATGTAACACAACATTATTGACACATGGTAAACCAATGGagaaaagataagaaagaaaaCGTAAGAAACCTAGAGCAATTCAAATTAGCAACCTTGTATCTAGTTGACTGTAATGTTTTCCTCTTGTGGTCCAATCTTCAATACTGCCCAGCTTATCAATATCCCCTGCTTGAATCACATAGTGCTTTATAATATGACGAAAAAGCATTCCCTTTAAGCGCCCTCTTTGACTGCAAATAATTCATACTTCATCAAGGACAATTGTGGCTGAAATGTGTTATGCCGAGCAAAGATCAGCATTTGATAGCATAAAATTCTCAGAATGCAGTGAGCTTGAGCAAACCAAAAGTCGGGAATCTATCCACTCatttaaagattttgagatTCTGATTCACTAACTTAAAAAGAGCAAGTATTCAACTGatgacataaatttttatcctaAATGTTCACCGATCTATCGACCCTTAACAATAAGATTCTGCTTAAAGTTTTCATTCTTTGCTCATTAATTAGCCTATATGATAAATTACCATAGAAAAACCTAAAGTGCTAATTACTATGAATAATTCATGTGCTTTATTAAGTGATTCCAAATTGCATTAGACCAAACTGGTACAAACAACATCCCACATGCATCATGTTTAGACTTCAACACAATGTCTTTGGTGAATATATTAGTCTAACTGACAGACCAAGTATCTCCTCAGAGGCTACTGGTTAATGTGCTTGACAATATGATAGGCAAACATTAACATTTCACTTACATTATAAGAAATATTCACaaatcagaaaataaaaaaatatgtaacattaatgtaaaacttaaaaatgagataaaataatagtttcaGTACTTACCATAGGTCAATAAATTCATCAACTACATCTGGTGAGCTATCCTTGAAAAGTTCCACAGTTATCGACCCTTTGTGGGTGTCtattatctaaatataaaaaaggaaaagtaaaaCAATATCATAAAAGAAATCTGAATTGATTAATGTTTCTTGAATACAGCATAGATGCCTGAGATAGACTAGAACTATACAAGTCTCCCACAAAAGCCaatagttaaaattaaaatacagtTTCAGTACattaaacacacacacacatatatagatatatactTTCACATAATTCTTGCAAACTtgatagaaaatttaaatcGATCTTGTTTCATAGCCAGTAATCATATCACATGTATATGCCCACAAAGATAAACATATATCAGTAATCGATCTCGAAAAGAACTGGTTAATCAGGATAACTAGGATACTGCATCCCAGCATGTGAAGAAACATACCGCGTATCCAGGGAGATCAGATTTCTTTGAATCCATGAAAGAATTCTCATCCTACAGACACAAAGAAACACCGATGAGAGGGGTTAAGACTAAAATCGTAAATGCCAGTCACATACAAatagaaataacaaaatacaTCTTGCATTGGCATGGAAACAAAACGTAGATGAAACATTCCATAAGACTGTACCTCAACAACTAATTCTTGATTTTCTGCTTGAAAGCTTGACCTAAACACAAAACAACG encodes:
- the LOC102612430 gene encoding peptidyl-prolyl cis-trans isomerase CYP21-4-like; protein product: MAKIKPQALLLQSKRKKGPNRISVTSIVLFTLIVVLALCFLFSSYKHWSQRSSFQAENQELVVEDENSFMDSKKSDLPGYAIIDTHKGSITVELFKDSSPDVVDEFIDLCQRGRLKGMLFRHIIKHYVIQAGDIDKLGSIEDWTTRGKHYSQLDTSLKHEAFMLGTSKAKHDNQGFDLYITTAPMPDLSEKLIVFGRVIKGEDVVQEIEEVDTDEHYQPKSGIGITNVTLKLKI